The segment ACGTCCCGCAGCAGCGCGTCGTAGCGGGCCGCCAGCTCCCGGCGGCGGGCCACCATCTCGTCGAGTTTGCGGAGCTGGACCAGGCCGATCGCGGCCTGGACGTCCGTCATCCGGTAGTTGTAGCCGACTTCGAGGTAGCTCTCCAGGACGGGCTTGTTGCTCGCGTGGCGGTCCGCCGCCGAGGCGTTCATGCCGTGCTCGCGCAGGCGGCGCAGCCGGGCCGCCCACTGGGCGTCGTCGGTGGTCACCATGCCGCCCTCGCCGGTGGTGACGATCTTGCGGGGGTGGAAGGACCAGGCGCTGATCAGCGAGCCCTGCCCGACGGACTTGCCGCCCACGGTCGAGCCGATGGCGCAGGCCGCGTCCTCGACCAGGGGGAGGTCCCAGTCGGCGCAGACGGCGCGCAGGGCGTGCACGTCCGCCGGTACCCCGCCCTGGTGGACGGCGAGGACCGCCTTGGTGCGCGCGGTCCGGACCGCGTCCACGGTGGCCGTGGTCAGGTTGCCGGTGGCGGGGTCCACGTCCGCGAAGACCGGCTCGGCGCCGACGTAGCGCACGGCGTTGGCGGTGGCGATGAACGACAGGGACGGCACGACGACCTCGTCGCCCGGCCCGAGGCCCAGCGCGACCAGCGCCAGGTGCAGGGCGGTGGTGCAGGAGCTCACCGCGATGCCGTGCTCGGCGCCGACCCGCTCCGCGAAGGCCCGCTCGAACTCCGCGACCCGGGGCCCCTGGGCGACCCACCCGGACAGCACCGCGTCGGAGGCCGCCTTGGCCTCCTCCTCGCCGAGCCAGGGGATCATCACCGGGATACGGTCGGCGCTCATCGGGCCGTCTCCGAAGCGGCGTCGTCGGCGGCGGCGTCTGCGGCACGCTCGGCGCGCCACCAGTCCACCAGGTCCTTCAGGCCCGTACGCAGGTCGATCTCCGCCCGGAAGCCGAGCCGCTCCGCCGCCTGCGAGGTGTCCGCGAGCCGCCGGGTCACCCCGTTCACCGAGCGGGCCGGGCCGTGCACCGGCTCCAGGCCGTCCGCGCCCATCGCCTCCAGCAGGCCCAGGGCCAGCTCGCGCAGGCTGGTCTCCGTACCGCTGGCGATGTTGAACACCTCGTCGGTGAGGTCGGATTCGGCGGCGAGCACATTGGCCCTGGCGATGTCCCGGACGTCGACGAAGTCCATGGTCTGGGTGCCGTCGCCGAGGATCAGCGGCGGCTCGCCCGACGCTATCCGCTCCATCCAGCGGATCAGCACCTCGGTGTACAGGCCGTGGATGTCCATCCGGGGGCCGTAGACGTTGAAGTAGCGCAACGCCACGTAGTCCAGGCCGTACATGGCGTGGAAGCTGCGCAGCGTGCCCTCGTTGAAGGCCTTCGCCGCGCCGTAGAACGTGTCGTTGTTGTACGGGTGGTGGCGCTCGGTCGTCGGGAAGGTCTCGGCCAGCCCGTAGACCGAGGCCGAGGACGAGGCGATCACTTTGCCGACTCCGGCCTGGGCCGCAGCCTCCAGCACGTTGAAGGTGCCGTCGACCATGACCTCGTTGGCGAGGCGGGGCTCCTCGGCGCACTGGGTGATACGGATCGCGGCGAGGTGGAACACCAGGTCGGCGCCCTCGGTGACCTTCCGTACGGTGGCGGCGTCCCGGATGTCGCCCTCGACGACCTCGACGACGCCGCTGGGCAGGGCCTTGGCGAGGTTGGCCATGCGCCCGCGCACGAAGTTGTCGAGTACGACGACCTCGCGGGCGCCGCCCTCGGCCAGGAGGTCGACGAGGTTGGAGCCGATGGTGCCCGCGCCCCCGGTGACCAGGATCTTCTTGCCTCGTACGCTGCTCAACTGAACTTCCCTCACTGAATCGGTCATGTCGTCAACGCCTCGTCATCGCCCGGCGCGCAGGCCGACGACGGCGCCACGGAACTCCAGGCTCCGGGACGCCGCCTCAAGAATGTCCAGCACCCGCAGCCCCGCCCGCCCGTCGGTCAACGGCGCCCGGCGCTCGCTGATCGCGTCGGCGAACTCGTCGACCATGCTGCGCAGCGCTTCCTTCTCACCGATCGCGGGCGCGATCATGTCCCCGGTCCGGTACGACACGAGCATGTCCCGGCGCTCGTCCGCGCCGATCTCCTGGGGCGCCGCCAGGTCCACCCCGCGGTCGAAGATCGCCACGCGCTGCGCGGGGTTGAGGTCGTCCCAGATCAGGGTGCGCTTGGAGCCGCCGACCATGGTGGTCCGCACCTTGGTCGGGGACAGCCAGTTGACGTGCACGTGGGCGATCGCCCCGGTGTTGAGCTGCAGCGTCAGATAGGCCACGCAGGCCTGGCCCGCGCCGATCGGGTCGGCCCCGTGGGCGGCGACGGCGACCGGCTCGACGTTGTCGGGGAGGATGAAGTCGAGGATCGACAGGTCGTGCGGGGCCAGGTCCCACATGACGTCGATGTCCTTCTGTACCAGCCCGAGGTTGATCCGGACCGAGTCGATGAAGTGGATCTCACCGAGCTCCCCGGAGCGGACCAGCTCCCGGATGCGGCCCACCGCGGGCGTGTAGCAGTAGGTGTGATCGCACATCAGGGTGAGCCCGCGCTCCTCCGCCTCTGCCACCAGGCGCATCCCGTCCGCGTAGGTCGCCGCGAGCGGCTTCTCCACGAGTACGTGCTTTCCCGCGCGCAGGGCGGCCAGGGCGATGTCGAGGTGGGTGCCGGCGGGCGTGGCCACGGCGACGGCCTGTACGGACGGGTCGGCGAGCACCCGCGCGTAGTCCGAGGTGGCCTGGACCGTCGAGTAGCCGCCGAGCACCCGCTGCGCCCGGTCCACGTCGAGGTCGCACAGCCACCGCAGCCGGAACCGGGGGCTGGACTGGAAGTTGCGGACGAGGTTGGGCCCCCAGTAGCCGGCGCCGACGACCGCGACCCCCAAGGGCTCCGCCGGTATCTCCGTCACAGTGCTGTTCTCCCCTTTGTCCTTCTTGGCCTTCGCCTGCATCAGTAGGCCCCCGTTCCCCGTACCACTGCCGATCCGGTGCGCATCAGGATCAGCAGGTCCAGGCTCACCGACCAGTTGTCCACGTATCCCAGGTCGAGCCGGACCGCCTCGTCCCACGGCAGATCCGAGCGCCCGCTGACTTGCCACAGCCCGGTCAGGCCGGGCTTCACCAGCAGCCGGCGCTTGACCTCCGGCGTGTACTCCTCGACCTCTTCGGGAAGCGGGGGGCGCGGACCGACGAGCGACATGTGACCGGTGAGCACATTGATCAGCTGCGGCAGTTCGTCGAGCGAGTACTGCCGCAGGGCCGAGCCGACCCGGGTGATCCGGGGGTCCTTCTTCATCTTGAACAGCAGGCCGTCGCTGTTCTGGTTGAGGTGCTCCAGCTCTGCCCGCAGCTGCTCGGCGTCCTGCCGCATCGTGCGGAACTTCAGCATGGTGAAGTGATCGCCGTAGCGGCCCACCCGTGGCTGCCGGAACAGCGCGGGCCCGGGGCTGTCCAGCCGGACGACCAGCGCGATCAGCAGCATCAGCGGCGACAGAAGCACCAGCAGCACCGCCGCGAGCGCCCGGTCCAGCAGTTCCTTGGGCAGCCGGGAGAACCGCGACAGGTTGGGCGCCCGTACGCGCACCAGCGGCACCCCGTTGGTGGGCCGTGCGGCCAGCCGGGAGGAGGCCACGTCGGACAGTATCGGCGCCAGCAGGAAGTCGGCGCCCTGCACGGCCGCCGTCCACGACATCCGGAGCAGCACGGCGGAGTCGAACTCGGGCGCGGGCAGCACCACCACGGTGTTGCTGCCGGTGGCCCGGATGACCTCGGACATGTTGCCGACGCCGCCGTGGACCCGGAGCCCCAGCTTGCGGATGGCCGGCCCGTTCTCCGGGTCGGTCAGGCATGCCCCGGCGACCCGCAGATCGTGTACGCCGCCGCGCCGCAGCACCGCGGCCAGCTCCGCCACCCCGCGCGAGGGCCCGACCAGCAGCGTGGTGCTCCGGCCGCGTCCCTGCGCCCAGCGTCTGTGCAGTTGCCGGCGCAGCACGTACCGCCCCAGCAGGGCGATCGCGGCGGCCGGGCCGGCCGCCAGCATCATGTCGTGCATGAGTCCGGAGTCCATGAGTCCGGACTCGCGGGCGAACAGCCAGTACGCGCCCGCGGCCAGCGCCGGCAGCGCGACCGCGCCGCGCAGCACCCGCCGGTACTCCTCGGTCCCCAGGCCCAGGGCGCTGCGGTCGTAGGACCGGTAGGCGCACATGGCGATGATCCACGTCGGCGGCAGCACCAGGGCCACGGCCCAGCGCCCGTAGGCGCCGTGGATCACGAACGCGGCGACCGTGGCCGCCAGGCCGTCCGCGACCAGCAGGACTATCCGGTATTTGCGCTCCCAGCGTTTTCGCCGGACTTCCGGACTCCTGCGTTCCACAACGTGCAGCTCATGCGTGACCTGCTCAATGGTCATGCCCCCCCCACCACATGCTCGGCTACCCCTGACCGAACGAATTCGGGCATACGGCCGCAAGTCCGTAACCCGTGTTGAATCAGCGCCGTTGCGTCGTCCGCACAGCGGCACCTGAAGAGAAGAGAGCTTCGGCGGTTCCCCACCGCCCCAAAGCCCACTGGTCGTTGGCCACTACATGTTTCGCAGTGGCATACAAAACCTCGCACCTAACGGTCAGTCAGGGGCATTTGCCCCTCCCAAACCGGTCCGGCGACGCTCAATCTAGACCACGCGACTCAGTCCCGGGAACAGTTGGGCGAAACATACGCCGCAACAGTACGATTAACGCCATACTGCCTCCGTGACGAGCATCGTGATCCCGGCCCACAACGAGGCACAAGTGATCGGCCGGCTCCTCGACTCGCTCCTGGCCGATTCCCCGGTCGGCTCCGCCGAGGAGGAGACCGACATCGTGGTCGTCTGCAACGGCTGTACGGACGAGACCGCGCAGGTCGCAGCCGCCCGCGGCGCCCGGGTCCGGGTGATCGAGATCCCCCTCCCCTCCAAGCACGCCGCCCTGCGCGCGGGCGACGAGCACGCACGCGGCTTCCCCCGCCTGTACGTGGACGCCGATGTCGTGATCGCGAGCGCGGACGTACGGGCCCTGGCCGAACCCCTGAACAATTCATCGGGCGTTCTCGCCACCGCCCCCGAGCGGCGGCTCCCGCTGGCCGCCTGCGCATGGCGGGTGCGCGCCTACTACCAGGTGTGGCAGCGGCTGCCCGCGGTGCGCGAGGGCCTGTTCGGCCGGGGCGTCATCGCGGTCTCGGAGGCGGGTCACGCCCGGATCGCCGCCCTGCCCCCGCTGATGGCCGACGACCTCGCCGCGTCGCTGGCCTTCGCCCCCGGTGAGCGGCTCGTGGTCGGCTCGGCGGGGGTCGTCGTCCATCCGCCGCGCACCTGGTCCGACCTGATCAAGCGACGGATCCGGGCGGCCGTCTCGACCGCGCAGGTGGAGAGTCGGCAGCGGCAGGGGGAAGCGCCGGAGGCCTCGGCGCGAACAAGTACGGCGGATCTGCGAGCGATTCTCGGCAAGGAGCCGAGGCTTTTCGCCGCTGTCGTCGTCTTTGTCGTGGCGGCGGTCGTTGCCCGCCGCAAGGCCGCGAAGGCCATCCAGGCAGAGGATTTCGGCACCTGGCTACGGGACGAGAGCAGCCGGCAGGGCTGATCGGTTTCGGCCGGAATCACACCCATGGCCAGCGGCGTCCACCAGCAACTACAGTCCTGCGCATGTTCGAGTACGAATGCGACATCACCGGCTTCCGGAGAACCTGACCATGTATCTCGCGGACCGTTCCGCCCCCAAGGAACCCCTGGCGGGGCGGGGTACCACCACCACCGCGGTCGCCCCCGTGGTGTTCGCGCTGGGCGCGGTCAGCCTGATAACCGACATCTCCTCGGAGATGGTCACCGCCGTCCTGCCGCTCTATCTCGTCACCCAACTCGGCTTCAGCCCACTGGGCTTCGGCACCCTCGACGGCGTCTACAACGGCGTCAGCGCCCTGGTGCAGCTCACCGGCGGACACCTCGCCGACCGGGTGCGCAACCACAAACTGATAGCCGGACTCGGCTACGGCCTGTCCGCCCTGTGCAAACCCCTGCTGCTGCTCGTGACCGCCCTCGGCCCGCTGACCACCGTCCTCGCCCTGGAACGCACCGGCAAGGGCCTGCGCACCGCCCCGCGCGACGCGATGATCTCCCTGTCCACGCCGCCGGAGCGCCAGGGCCGGGCCTTCGGCGTACACCGCGCGATGGACACCACCGGCGCCATGCTCGGGCCCCTGGCCGCCTTCCTCATCCTGCGCGCGGCGGTCGACGGCTACGACGCCGTCTTCGGCGTGAGCGCGTGCGTCGCCGCACTCGGCGTACTGGTGCTGGTGCTGTTCGTACCGGGGCCCGGCAAGCAGCGCGAGGCGGTCGGCAGCGGCAAGCCCCCGGTCCGCGTAGGCGAAGCCCTGGCACTGCTCCGCCTGCCACGCCTGCGCGCGCTCGCCGGCTGCGCCGCGATGCTGGGCCTGACCACCGTCAGCGACGCCTTCGTCTACCTGCTGCTGCAACGCCGCGCGGGCATCGGCGAGGAGTGGTTCCCCCTGCTCCCGCTCGGCACCGCCGCCGTGTTCCTGCTGCTGGCCGTCCCCGTCGGCGCGCTGGCCGACCGGATCGGGCGGCGCGGCGTCTTCCTCGCCGGGCACCTCGGACTGCTCATCGCCTACGCCCTCCTGCTGTGGACCCCGGCCACCCCGGCCCTGCAGTACCTCGTACTCGCCCTGCACGGCACGTTCTACGCGGCCACCGACGGCGTCCTCCCGGCGGCGGTCGGCGACATCGTGCCCGAGCAACTGCGGGCCAGCGGCCTCGCCATCGTCGGCACCAGCCAGGCGCTGGCCCGCTTCTGCTGCTCGCTGGCCTTCGGCGCGGCCTGGACCCTGTGGGGCGACACCCGGGCGCTGGCCGGCTCGGCGGTCGGCCTGCTGTGCTGCGCGGCGGTGGCGGGCCTGGTGCTGCGCCCGACGGCCGGCAGACCCCGATGACAGAACTCCCCACAGCCACAAGAACCACAAGGATCCAGATGACGCCGCTCCGCCGCCTGCTCATACTCGTCACGGCGGTGCTGCTCCTCGCGGGCGTCGGCACCGGGGTCGTCCTGCACGCCGCCTCCCGCGCCGCCCGGGAGAGCCGGCCCCAGGCGGGCGGCCCCTCGGTCAGCTCCGGCAAGGTGACGCTCACGCAGAAGGGCCGGCTGACCTTCGTCAACGCCGCCGCCGGCCCCCAGCGCACCGCTGTCGCCTCGGTCCCGTCCACCGATCCCGAGGCCGGGCGTACCGCCTCCGGCCTCAAGTGCGTGCGCTTCTACGCCGCCGCCGGCACCGGCATCTGCCTCCAGTCCGTCCCCGGCGTCCTCAAGCAGAGCAACCGGGCCCTCCTCCTGGACGCCGACCTGCGAACCCTGCGCACCTTCCCCCTCGCGGGGACCCCCAGCCGCGCCCGGGTCTCGCCCAGCGGCCGCTTCGTTGCCTGGACCGTCTTCGTCTCCGGCGAGTCCTACTCCTCCGCCTTCTTCTCCACCCGCACCTCGGTCCTGGACACCCGCACCATGAAGCTCACCCCCAGCCTGGAGACCTTCTCCATCGCCCTGGACGGCAAGCCCTACAAGGCCTCCGACGTCAACTTCTGGGGCGTCACCTTCGCCTCCGACGACGACACCTTCTACGCCACCCTCAACACCGCCAACCGCACCTACCTCGTGCGCGGTTCCCTCTCCAAGCGCACGGTCACCACCCTCGTCCAGAACGTCGAGTGCCCCTCCCTCTCCCCGGACGGCACCCGCGTCGCCTTCAAGAAGCGCGTCCTGTCCCGCACCAACCTCTGGCACGAGTACGTCCTCGACCTGCGCACCCTCCACGAAACCGCCCTCGCCGAACGCCACAGCGTCGACGACCAGGCCACCTGGCTCGACAACGACACCGTCGCCTACGCCCTCCCCACCGACGGCAAGGTCGGCAGCACCGACCTCTGGACCGTCCCCGCCAACGGCACCGGCACCCCGCGCCTGCTCATCGCGGGCGCGTCATCCCCTGCGCCGCTCTAGCGCTGCGCGCGCAGGCCGTGGTCGACGGGCTCCAGCAGCCCGTCGAAGGCGTGCGGCAGCCGCATCCAGGCGCCGGGGCCGCCCGCGTACTCCTCGTCGGTGAGCAGGCAGGAGTCGAGCAGTTCGGTCAGCACCTCGCGGTCGAGGCCGGGGGAGGTGAAAGTCAGGTGCTGCGCGCGGTCGCCGTGTTCGGGGTGCCAGTCGAGGGCGGCGGCGACGCGCCGGGTGGGCGGTACGAGGTCCCAGGCGGCGTCGGGGAGGGAGGCGAGCCAGGGGCCTGCGGCCTCTACGGACAGGGTGCCGCCTGCCGCGTCCCAGGCGAGGAGGGTGTCGGGCCG is part of the Streptomyces sp. NBC_01262 genome and harbors:
- a CDS encoding MFS transporter, with protein sequence MYLADRSAPKEPLAGRGTTTTAVAPVVFALGAVSLITDISSEMVTAVLPLYLVTQLGFSPLGFGTLDGVYNGVSALVQLTGGHLADRVRNHKLIAGLGYGLSALCKPLLLLVTALGPLTTVLALERTGKGLRTAPRDAMISLSTPPERQGRAFGVHRAMDTTGAMLGPLAAFLILRAAVDGYDAVFGVSACVAALGVLVLVLFVPGPGKQREAVGSGKPPVRVGEALALLRLPRLRALAGCAAMLGLTTVSDAFVYLLLQRRAGIGEEWFPLLPLGTAAVFLLLAVPVGALADRIGRRGVFLAGHLGLLIAYALLLWTPATPALQYLVLALHGTFYAATDGVLPAAVGDIVPEQLRASGLAIVGTSQALARFCCSLAFGAAWTLWGDTRALAGSAVGLLCCAAVAGLVLRPTAGRPR
- a CDS encoding NAD-dependent epimerase/dehydratase family protein encodes the protein MSSVRGKKILVTGGAGTIGSNLVDLLAEGGAREVVVLDNFVRGRMANLAKALPSGVVEVVEGDIRDAATVRKVTEGADLVFHLAAIRITQCAEEPRLANEVMVDGTFNVLEAAAQAGVGKVIASSSASVYGLAETFPTTERHHPYNNDTFYGAAKAFNEGTLRSFHAMYGLDYVALRYFNVYGPRMDIHGLYTEVLIRWMERIASGEPPLILGDGTQTMDFVDVRDIARANVLAAESDLTDEVFNIASGTETSLRELALGLLEAMGADGLEPVHGPARSVNGVTRRLADTSQAAERLGFRAEIDLRTGLKDLVDWWRAERAADAAADDAASETAR
- a CDS encoding glycosyltransferase gives rise to the protein MTSIVIPAHNEAQVIGRLLDSLLADSPVGSAEEETDIVVVCNGCTDETAQVAAARGARVRVIEIPLPSKHAALRAGDEHARGFPRLYVDADVVIASADVRALAEPLNNSSGVLATAPERRLPLAACAWRVRAYYQVWQRLPAVREGLFGRGVIAVSEAGHARIAALPPLMADDLAASLAFAPGERLVVGSAGVVVHPPRTWSDLIKRRIRAAVSTAQVESRQRQGEAPEASARTSTADLRAILGKEPRLFAAVVVFVVAAVVARRKAAKAIQAEDFGTWLRDESSRQG
- a CDS encoding Gfo/Idh/MocA family protein — translated: MTEIPAEPLGVAVVGAGYWGPNLVRNFQSSPRFRLRWLCDLDVDRAQRVLGGYSTVQATSDYARVLADPSVQAVAVATPAGTHLDIALAALRAGKHVLVEKPLAATYADGMRLVAEAEERGLTLMCDHTYCYTPAVGRIRELVRSGELGEIHFIDSVRINLGLVQKDIDVMWDLAPHDLSILDFILPDNVEPVAVAAHGADPIGAGQACVAYLTLQLNTGAIAHVHVNWLSPTKVRTTMVGGSKRTLIWDDLNPAQRVAIFDRGVDLAAPQEIGADERRDMLVSYRTGDMIAPAIGEKEALRSMVDEFADAISERRAPLTDGRAGLRVLDILEAASRSLEFRGAVVGLRAGR
- a CDS encoding TolB family protein — its product is MTPLRRLLILVTAVLLLAGVGTGVVLHAASRAARESRPQAGGPSVSSGKVTLTQKGRLTFVNAAAGPQRTAVASVPSTDPEAGRTASGLKCVRFYAAAGTGICLQSVPGVLKQSNRALLLDADLRTLRTFPLAGTPSRARVSPSGRFVAWTVFVSGESYSSAFFSTRTSVLDTRTMKLTPSLETFSIALDGKPYKASDVNFWGVTFASDDDTFYATLNTANRTYLVRGSLSKRTVTTLVQNVECPSLSPDGTRVAFKKRVLSRTNLWHEYVLDLRTLHETALAERHSVDDQATWLDNDTVAYALPTDGKVGSTDLWTVPANGTGTPRLLIAGASSPAPL
- a CDS encoding DegT/DnrJ/EryC1/StrS family aminotransferase — encoded protein: MSADRIPVMIPWLGEEEAKAASDAVLSGWVAQGPRVAEFERAFAERVGAEHGIAVSSCTTALHLALVALGLGPGDEVVVPSLSFIATANAVRYVGAEPVFADVDPATGNLTTATVDAVRTARTKAVLAVHQGGVPADVHALRAVCADWDLPLVEDAACAIGSTVGGKSVGQGSLISAWSFHPRKIVTTGEGGMVTTDDAQWAARLRRLREHGMNASAADRHASNKPVLESYLEVGYNYRMTDVQAAIGLVQLRKLDEMVARRRELAARYDALLRDVPGITPVRDPAYGQSNFQSYWVLPAEDFPVGRDDLLAALSEAGISARRGIMASHLEPAYAGHPSAPLPVTERISRDSLILPLFHTMTEAQQDRVVAALREQAARQ
- a CDS encoding sugar transferase, producing the protein MTIEQVTHELHVVERRSPEVRRKRWERKYRIVLLVADGLAATVAAFVIHGAYGRWAVALVLPPTWIIAMCAYRSYDRSALGLGTEEYRRVLRGAVALPALAAGAYWLFARESGLMDSGLMHDMMLAAGPAAAIALLGRYVLRRQLHRRWAQGRGRSTTLLVGPSRGVAELAAVLRRGGVHDLRVAGACLTDPENGPAIRKLGLRVHGGVGNMSEVIRATGSNTVVVLPAPEFDSAVLLRMSWTAAVQGADFLLAPILSDVASSRLAARPTNGVPLVRVRAPNLSRFSRLPKELLDRALAAVLLVLLSPLMLLIALVVRLDSPGPALFRQPRVGRYGDHFTMLKFRTMRQDAEQLRAELEHLNQNSDGLLFKMKKDPRITRVGSALRQYSLDELPQLINVLTGHMSLVGPRPPLPEEVEEYTPEVKRRLLVKPGLTGLWQVSGRSDLPWDEAVRLDLGYVDNWSVSLDLLILMRTGSAVVRGTGAY